Proteins encoded together in one Mobula birostris isolate sMobBir1 chromosome 9, sMobBir1.hap1, whole genome shotgun sequence window:
- the LOC140203149 gene encoding 5'(3')-deoxyribonucleotidase, mitochondrial-like → MIFGSGFATLRSSGSKLLCAMARSFGAVPHYAGGSKRLRVLVDMDGVLADFEGGFLQKYKVAYPEEPFIELADRRGFWVSEQYGQLQPDLCEKAISIWESKNFFIELDPLPGAVEAVKEMANMKNTDVFICTSPIRKYDHCPFEKYAWVEKHLGKEFLELMLLTRDKTLISGSLLIDDKPDISGVEPHPEWEHILFSACHNMHVQLRAPRRRLHSWADDWRLLLDSKRQ, encoded by the exons ATGATTTTCGGGAGCGGGTTTGCAACTCTCCGGAGTTCGGGGAGCAAGCTGCTTTGCGCAATGGCCAGGTCGTTCGGCGCAGTGCCGCATTATGCCGGAGGGAGCAAACGGCTGCGGGTGCTGGTGGACATGGACGGAGTGCTGGCTGATTTTGAGGGCGGATTCCTGCAAAAGTACAAGGTCGCGTACCCCGAGGAGCCGTTCATTGAGCTGGCGGATCGCAGAGGTTTCTGGGTTTCCGAACAGTACGGACAGCTGCAGCCCGATCTGTGT GAGAAAGCGATAAGCATATGGGAGTCGAAGAACTTCTTCATTGAACTTGATCCCCTTCCAGGAGCAGTGGAGGCAGTGAAAGAGATGGCCAACATGAAAAA CACTGACGTGTTCATTTGCACCAGCCCTATAAGGAAGTATGATCACTGTCCTTTTGAAAAA TACGCGTGGGTAGAGAAACATCTCGGGAAGGAGTTTCTGGAGCTGATGTTGCTAACGCGGGATAAAACATTGATATCCGGCAGCTTGCTGATAGACGACAAGCCAGACATATCAG GTGTGGAACCCCATCCTGAGTGGGAGCATATACTTTTCTCTGCCTGCCACAATATGCACGTACAACTGAGAGCACCCAGAAGGCGGCTACATTCTTGGGCTGATGACTGGAGACTACTCCTGGACAGCAAACGGCAGTGA